A single region of the Vibrio cyclitrophicus genome encodes:
- the rsd gene encoding sigma D regulator has protein sequence MVMLNKFKQIQEQWGGSNEVIDHWLETRQSLIVEYCKLAALQPSSSKATAITELPSPEELQKFSQHLVDYISEGHFKIYDMVMDKWQSTGFKATDEINQSYGHIVLTTDPLLNFTDKYAAIEATDTLESFDSELSLIGEILEARFAVEDQLIQQIADSLAVPPGA, from the coding sequence ATGGTCATGCTAAATAAATTCAAACAAATACAAGAACAATGGGGTGGCTCTAATGAGGTCATCGATCATTGGCTCGAAACTCGACAGTCTCTAATCGTTGAGTATTGTAAGCTTGCCGCTCTACAGCCTTCATCGTCGAAAGCAACTGCAATCACCGAACTGCCTTCTCCAGAAGAACTCCAAAAATTCAGCCAACATCTTGTTGATTACATCTCCGAAGGTCATTTCAAAATCTATGACATGGTGATGGACAAATGGCAGTCTACTGGCTTCAAAGCAACAGACGAAATCAACCAATCTTATGGTCATATCGTTCTTACCACCGATCCACTGCTCAACTTCACCGATAAATACGCTGCCATTGAAGCGACCGATACATTAGAAAGCTTTGATAGTGAGCTATCACTCATAGGTGAGATACTTGAGGCTAGGTTTGCGGTTGAAGACCAGCTGATACAACAAATTGCCGACAGCCTAGCGGTTCCACCAGGAGCTTAA
- the nudC gene encoding NAD(+) diphosphatase yields the protein MLKKSDNKMTEQAYWCVVSGSDIWVNNDQFPFGSAEELGLSAEHAICIGQHQGRKVYWLNDCDVENELSMVSLRELLHWPEASFLTASKAIQYGHMTQSMRFCPQCGGRNHLNHNQVAMQCGDCRTLHYPRIFPCIIVAVRNDNKILLAQHPRHKTGMYTVIAGFLEVGETLEQCVAREVKEETGIDVDNIRYFGSQPWAFPSSMMMAFLADYAGGTLKPDYSELSDAQWFDVTSLPDVAPVGTIARQLIDKTVDDVMKDAVTEQALEH from the coding sequence ATGTTAAAAAAAAGTGATAACAAAATGACAGAGCAAGCTTATTGGTGCGTCGTTTCTGGTAGTGATATTTGGGTTAATAATGATCAGTTTCCGTTTGGCTCTGCTGAAGAGCTAGGGCTGAGTGCGGAGCATGCAATCTGTATTGGTCAGCATCAAGGTCGCAAGGTGTATTGGCTCAATGATTGTGATGTGGAGAATGAGCTGAGCATGGTCAGCCTAAGAGAGTTACTGCACTGGCCTGAAGCGAGTTTCTTGACTGCAAGCAAAGCCATCCAATATGGGCACATGACGCAAAGTATGCGTTTTTGTCCTCAGTGTGGCGGTCGTAATCACCTCAATCACAATCAGGTAGCGATGCAATGCGGAGACTGCCGAACACTTCATTATCCTCGTATCTTCCCGTGTATCATTGTCGCTGTACGTAACGACAACAAGATATTGCTTGCACAGCACCCTAGACATAAAACTGGTATGTATACCGTGATAGCGGGCTTCCTAGAGGTTGGAGAGACCTTAGAACAGTGTGTGGCAAGAGAAGTCAAAGAAGAAACGGGTATCGATGTCGATAATATTCGTTACTTTGGCAGCCAGCCATGGGCGTTTCCGTCGAGTATGATGATGGCCTTTCTGGCTGATTATGCTGGTGGTACGCTTAAGCCTGATTACAGCGAACTATCGGATGCTCAATGGTTTGACGTAACAAGCCTGCCGGATGTCGCTCCAGTTGGAACAATTGCGAGACAATTGATTGATAAAACAGTCGATGACGTGATGAAAGATGCAGTGACGGAGCAGGCGCTCGAGCACTAA